A window of the Hypomesus transpacificus isolate Combined female chromosome 22, fHypTra1, whole genome shotgun sequence genome harbors these coding sequences:
- the smad4a gene encoding LOW QUALITY PROTEIN: mothers against decapentaplegic homolog 4a (The sequence of the model RefSeq protein was modified relative to this genomic sequence to represent the inferred CDS: deleted 2 bases in 2 codons): MSLTNTPTSNDACLSIVHSLMCHRQGGESETFAKRAIESLVKKLKEKKDELDSLITAITTNGAHPSKCVTIQRTLDGRLQVAGRKGFPHVVYARLWRWPDLHKNELKHVKYCQFAFDLKCDNVCVNPYHYERVVSPGIDLSGLTLSSSGNFTVKDEFDYDSQQPHTSSEFHLPTVQHPPSRPPGSQEAFGSPTLRPPPEGSGSASTSAFSSITAAGSSSSAPDWTRNGSFPLTVSHHQNGHLQHHPPMPPSGHYWPVANEIAFQPPISNHPAPEYWCSVAYFEMDVQVGETFKVPSSCPVVTVDGYVDPSGGDRFCLGQLSNVHRTENIERARLHIGKGVQLECKGEGDVWVRCLSDHAVFVQSYYLDREAGRAPGDAVHKIYPSADIKVFDLRQCHRQMQQQAATAQAAVAAQAAAVVGNIPGPGSVGGIAPAISLSAAAGIGVDDLRRLCILRMSFVKGWGPDYPRQSIKETPCWIEIHLHRALQLLDEVLHTMPIADPQPLD; this comes from the exons ATGTCGCTCACTAACACTCCCACCAGCAACGACGCGTGCCTCAGCATCGTGCACAGCCTCATGTGCCACCGGCAGGGTGGCGAGAGCGAGACCTTCGCCAAGCGGGCCATCGAGAGCCTGGTGAAGAAACTGAAAGAGAAGAAGGACGAGCTGGACTCGCTCATCACGGCCATCACCACCAACGGAGCGCACCCCAGCAAGTGTGTGACCATTCAGCGAACCCTGGACGGGCGCCTGCAG GTCGCGGGGCGCAAGGGGTTTCCCCATGTGGTGTACGCACGACTGTGGCGCTGGCCAGATCTCCACAAGAACGAGCTGAAGCATGTGAAATACTGCCAGTTCGCGTTTGATCTCAAATGTGACAACGTGTGTGTCAACCCTTACCACTATGAGAGGGTTGTGTCACCAGGCATCG ATCTCTCAGGACTGACCCTTTCAAGCTCAG GCAACTTCACAGTCAAAGACGAGTTTGATTACGACAGCCAGCAGCCTCACACCAGCtctgagttccacctccccaccgtccagcaccccccctccagacctccaggcTCCCAGGAGGCCTTCGGCAGTCCAACCCTGCGCCCCCCACCCGAGGGCAGCGGCTCGGCCTCCACCTCGGCCTTCTCCAGCATCACCGCAGCTGGATCTTCAA GTTCTGCCCCCGACTGGACGCGGAACGGGAGCTTCCCGCTCACGGTGTCTCACCACCAGAACGGT CATCTGCAGCACCACCCTCCCATGCCTCCCTCAGGGCACTACT GGCCTGTAGCCAATGAGATTGCATTCCAGCCTCCCATATCCAATCACCCAG CTCCTGAGTACTGGTGCTCGGTCGCCTACTTTGAGATGGACGTGCAGGTGGGGGAGACCTTCAAGGTGCCCTCCAGCTGCCCCGTGGTGACGGTGGACGGCTACGTGGACCCCTCAGGAGGAGACCGCTTCTGCCTGGGCCAGCTCAGCAACGTGCACCGCACGGAGAACATCGAGAGAGCCAG GCTCCACATCGGGAAGGGCGTGCAGCTGGAGtgcaag ggggagggggacgtgTGGGTGCGTTGCCTTAGCGACCACGCCGTGTTCGTGCAGAGCTACTACCTGGACAGGGAGGCTGGCCGTGCCCCTGGAGACGCCGTGCACAAGATCTACCCCTCAGCTGACATcaag GTGTTTGACCTGAGGCAGTGTCACCGGCAGATGCAGCAGCAGGCGGCCACAGCGCAGGCCGCGGTGGCCGCCCAGGCTGCAGCAGTGGTCGGTAACatccccgggcctggctccgtGGGGGGCATCGCCCCCGCCATCA GCCTGTCTGCAGCGGCGGGGATAGGAGTGGACGACCTGCGCAGGCTGTGCATCCTGAGGATGAGCTTTGTGAAGGGCTGGGGGCCAGACTACCCCCGACAGAGCATCAAGGAGACGCCCTGCTGGATCGAGATCCACCTCCACCGGGCCCTGCAGCTGCTGGACGAGGTGCTGCACACCATGCCTATCGCCGACCCTCAGCCCCTGGACTAG
- the npffr1l3 gene encoding neuropeptide FF receptor 1 like 3: MMEDLWQLTTVYTTSDLYPVNLTGLSNLENSTSSSWIPGIKFSPYYQHSVAVAIMFTLAYMFIFLLCMVGNGLVCLMVVKNRHMRTVTNIFILNLAISDLLVGIFCIPTTLVDNLITGWPFSNAVCKLSGLVQGISVCASVFTLVAIAIHRFRCIVYPVKPKLTLFVAKATIGLVWALALVIMVPSVVMLTAEREEGHFVVSVDNQTLPLYSCYETWPDPEMRKAYTVVLFTHIYLVPLALIMIMYSCIGAKLYSTAVMSSLETPDGVRVGKPPISLRKVKVIKMLILVALLFTLSWLPLWTLMLITDYARPEGAQLELLTGYIFPFSHWLAFSNSSVNPIIYGYFNENFKRGFQAACRPGCCCDMVPQERSARHNLPRSKTQTQTQRDTAQSANPLILGVRNRIYTGSDPTGCVCLEMEQKREEGSMEAEGSGAEGTNGGLAMKRSPCVDDGDRVSAVGAVVCRAWEL; this comes from the exons ATGATGGAAGACCTGTGGCAACTGACCACTGTTTAtacgacctctgacctctaccCCGTGAACCTCACCGGCCTTAGTAATCTGGAGAACTCCACAAGCTCCAGCTGGATCCCCGGCATCAAGTTCTCCCCTTACTACCAACACTCAGTAGCTGTGGCGATCATGTTCACCCTGGCCTACATGTTTATCTTCCTCCTGTGCATGGTGGGAAACGGGCTGGTGTGTCTGATGGTGGTGAAGAACCGCCACATGCGGACCGTCACCAACATCTTCATCCTCAACCTGGCGATCAGCGACCTGCTAGTGGGAATTTTCTGCATCCCAACCACGCTGGTGGACAACCTCATCACAG GTTGGCCCTTCAGCAATGCAGTTTGCAAGCTGAGTGGTCTGGTGCAGGGAATATCTGTATGCGCATCTGTCTTTACCCTGGTGGCCATTGCCATACACAG GTTCCGTTGTATTGTTTACCCTGTCAAGCCCAAGCTAACACTGTTTGTTGCTAAGGCAACTATAGGTTTAGTGTGGGCTTTGGCATTGGTGATAATGGTGCCTTCAGTTGTTATGCTGacggcagagagagaagaaggccaCTTTGTCGTCTCCGTTGACAACCAGACCCTCCCTCTGTATTCGTGCTACGAGACGTGGCCAGATCCGGAGATGAGGAAGGCCTACACCGTGGTGCTCTTCACTCACATCTACCTGGTCCCTCTGGCCCTCATCATGATCATGTACAGCTGCATCGGAGCCAAGCTCTACTCCACAGCCGTCATGTCCAGCTTGGAGACTCCCGATGGTGTGCGAGTAGGCAAGCCTCCCATCTCACTGCGGAAAGTAAAGGTCATTAAGATGCTAATATTGGTGGCTCTGCTTTTCACGCTGTCTTGGCTTCCCCTGTGGACCCTCATGCTGATCACAGACTACGCCAGGCCCGAAGGAGCCCAGCTCGAACTCCTGACGGGCTACATCTTTCCCTTCTCCCATTGGCTGGCTTTCTCCAACTCCAGCGTCAATCCCATCATCTACGGCTACTTTAATGAGAATTTCAAGAGGGGCTTCCAGGCGGCTTGTCGCCCTGGCTGCTGCTGCGACATGGTCCCGCAGGAGCGCTCCGCCCGCCACAATCTCCCCCGCAGCAAGACGCAGACTCAGACCCAGCGGGACACGGCCCAGAGCGCCAACCCCCTGATCCTTGGCGTGAGGAACCGTATCTACACGGGCAGCGACCCAACCGGCTGCGTGTGCCTGGAGAtggagcagaagagagaggaggggagcatgGAGGCAGAGGGCTCGGGGGCGGAGGGCACCAATGGTGGGCTGGCGATGAAGAGGAGTCCCTGTGTTGACGATGGAGATCGGGTGTCTGCTGTGGGGGCCGTTGTGTGTCGAGCATGGGAGCTCTGA
- the LOC124484447 gene encoding bone morphogenetic protein 10-like, whose protein sequence is MDQRMLSGVWSTSDNTVRPSAPNHKLHKDKAIFPLNPLTPLDSRVQFSTGVLCRGVVPISISDILFGPKSDLESTMAAQVSCRPVYSYALSVLLVLLPGASQASPIMAPQDTRRGPGARGVLNTPLLEQEGDLDVQDLLGQFLSTFNLTELGPWPKPRASRKEPPEYMLELYNRFAHGQTTVPSANIIRSFKNEDSSPYSVTSMGVRRHPLLFNISIPPHEHITTAQLRLYTLVQRDRRRFAGLDRKVTVYKIHSVGFWRAYGGVGRRGKEEEIREKEELATRHVRGEDEAWVSFDLTHALRAWRKTDCTTHRLEVHIASVEPEHKETPQKITDEVENASGVDTDRSSEGKHKPVVIVFSDDQSVRQDRRETQQLMERDNDLPANLDVSQQPLRAGDNRNGGIPDNEEQDKQTSLARLHSNLIYDTPPRVRRNVKGESCKRTPLRVEFKDIGWDSWVIQPLGYDAYECNGVCNPPMTSEVSPTKHAIVQTLLSVRRPQMASRACCVPTKLDPISLLYEDGGVVTYKHKYEGMVVAECGCR, encoded by the exons ATGGATCAAAGAATGCTCTCTGGCGTTTG GAGCACATCTGACAACACAGTCCGGCCCTCTGCACCCAATCACAAGCTGCACAAGGACAAAGCAATTTTTCCCCTCAACCCCCTAACGCCGTTAGATAGCAGGGTGCAATTCTCTACAGGTGTTCTCTGCCGTGGAGTCGTTCCTATTTCCATATCTGACATTCTCTTCGGACCTAAATCTGACCTTGAATCAACCATGGCTGCTCAAGTGTCCTGTAGACCTGTGTACAGCTACGCTCTGAGCGTCTTGCTGGTGCTGCTTCCTGGGGCGAGCCAGGCCAGTCCCATCATGGCCCCCCAGGACACTCGTCGCGGGCCTGGGGCGAGAGGGGTTTTGAACACCCCTCTCCTGGAGCAGGAGGGTGACCTGGATGTCCAGGACCTTTTGGGGCAGTTTCTGTCCACGTTTAACCTCACGGAGCTGGGGCCCTGGCCAAAGCCTCGCGCCTCCCGCAAGGAGCCACCAGAATACATGCTGGAGCTGTACAACCGATTTGCCCACGGTCAAACCACAGTGCCCTCAGCCAACATAATACGCAGTTTCAAGAATGAAG ATTCCTCCCCCTACAGTGTGACGTCCATGGGTGTAAGGAGACACCCTCTGCTGTTCAacatctccatccccccccacgAACACATCACCACCGCCCAACTCCGACTCTACACCCTGGTGCAGAGAGACCGCAGACGTTTCGCTGGCCTCGACCGCAAGGTTACGGTGTATAAAATACACAGTGTGGGATTCTGGAGGGCATATGGGGgggtagggaggagagggaaggaggaggagatcagagagaaggaggagctggcCACCAGGCATGTGCGCGGCGAGGACGAGGCCTGGGTGTCGTTTGATCTGACTCATGCCCTCCGTGCGTGGCGGAAGACAGATTGCACCACCCACAGGCTGGAGGTCCACATCGCCAGCGTGGAGCCTGAGCACAAGGAGACCCCTCAGAAGATCACAGACGAGGTGGAGAACGCGTCGGGCGTGGACACAGACCGGAGCTCCGAGGGGAAACACAAGCCCGTCGTGATCGTGTTCTCGGACGATCAGAGCGTCCGCCAAGACAGACGAGAGACCCAGCAGCTGATGGAACGCGACAACGACCTTCCAGCAAACCTAGACGTCAGCCAGCAGCCACTTAGGGCCGGTGACAACCGGAACGGCGGCATCCCTGACAACGAGGAGCAGGACAAACAAACGTCTCTCGCGCGGCTGCACTCCAACCTTATCTACGACACACCTCCCAGAGTCCGTCGCAATGTCAAGGGCGAGTCCTGCAAGAGGACTCCGCTCCGCGTGGAGTTCAAGGACATTGGATGGGATTCCTGGGTCATCCAGCCCCTGGGCTACGACGCCTACGAGTGTAACGGCGTCTGCAACCCGCCTATGACCTCGGAGGTGTCGCCCACCAAGCATGCCATCGTCCAGACTCTTCTCAGCGTCCGCAGACCACAAATGGCCTCTCGAGCCTGCTGTGTGCCGACAAAGCTGGACCCCATATCACTGCTCTACGAGGACGGTGGAGTGGTCACATACAAGCACAAATATGAGGGCATGGTGGTGGCTGAATGTGGCTGTAGATAG